One Oryctolagus cuniculus chromosome 7, mOryCun1.1, whole genome shotgun sequence genomic window, TGCACTCCTGTGGAGTGAGAGCAGCAACAAGTGAGGTCCCTTCTTTCCTCCTGTGTAACCGCTCCCTCCCTTCCAGCAGAACTCCAAGGTAGCCCCTGCACGCTCATTCCACTACCTTCAGGGCCAGGAGACTCTTGTTAATTTCCGCACCCTCCATGCGGGTCTGCCGGTCAGCGCTAGAAGTGTCAGCACCTCGCTCATTCCCTGCCAGATCCACCAAAGAGAATTTGCCATGCATTCTCCCTTTGGCTCGAAGAAGAATCTGGAAGCAGGCATGGGACCGGGAGGAGTTGGAGTTGGCAAATGTCTGCCCAGAGGTCCTATAGCAAGAGGGCAAAGAAAGGCTATGAGCTTTTGGGGTCACCAGGCACCCCAGAGTCCAGGCCACCTCAGTCTCTGGTGAGGGAGGGACCTGGCAGGACGCTAAGAAGTCCGAAGTTCCTGTCCCGGACTTCACGCCGCTCTGCTTGGGCAGCAGCTCTCCCTCCAGACTAATCTGGCCTAACACATTTTCTTGACAGCCAGAATGGATTCAGTGTGAGGGCCTTGACCAGACCGGGGGCTCGTGTGAACTTGCAGAAGGAAAGCAGTGTCCTGTGTCACACAGAGGACAcgcagggaaggggaggggctgtAATGAACCATCTGGTAAAGCTGACGGCCCTGCAGGGGACAGCACTCCTCCAGGGCCTCCGCAGCTGCTCAGCACCACTGTGGGCCATGCCTAAGGCCTTGATGGCGGTGTTCCCTACTTCTCATAGAGGAGTTATGGCTCCATTACTTCCAGCCAGGAACAGACCTAGAGCTCCTAACTTCCACCCCAAAGGGATGAGAGAACAAGGAAAAACCCAGAGAAGTCAGGAAACATGCCTCCAAGGTAACAGCCTGCAAACGAAGCCTGCTTTGGTAAGATTAAAGCACTCTCAGTTCTGATGAGCCCTGGCCTTTATAGCCTTTACCAAGCTGGGGGGAAGCCACACTGTAGAAGCAGAAATGGGCTCAGGGCTAGCCTGCCACCTGAACCATGCGTGATCTGGCCTGTCCTCCTCCAGTGCTCTGACCTGCAGGTGCTGCCCATGTCGATCATCCTGATGACATCATCAGCGGAGTTGACCAGGTGCTCCTGCAGCCCCACCACCTGCACCTGTTGCTTGCCATCTTCCAGCACACGCAGTTTGGCCTTCTTGTTGAGCAAGTCGAACAACTGTGCCAGACAGGAAGCAGGAGGCTGAGACCATAGTCACCCTACCCAACTCCTCCCTCCTCCAGAGCCCGTGGCAGCTGGACAAGGACAGAGAGAACCCAAGCTGACAGATCCCAGTCCAGCAGAGCGCATCTGCTTGGATCTGAACCAAGCTGCCTTGGTTTGAAGCAGCTCTGCTACACTATCAGCTGTGCCAGCTTCGGCAAGTTATTTAACCACTCCAGCCTTGTTTCTCATCCGTGAAGTTGAGACCACAAAGTGCTTCAGATAGTGCTTAGCATACGGTACCTTAATATGATAAATATTAGCTACTTTTAATACTCAAATCTTGCTCTAGGAAAAACAACTCTGCAAAAACCAACACACTgttaggaaggagagagagatgtataGGAGAGGAAGGGGCAATTAGGAGAATTAATAAGTACAATCAGGGAAGCAGGTGACGGAGAAGGTGGGTCAAGGGATGATGGTGCACCCAGGCAAACCCCCATCTGAGAGGGAGCCCTGAGGAGTCGTCCTACTATTCCTGTTGATGAAACTATCCGATAAAATCCTCTACTCATGCAGGGCAGGTGGTCCATCAGAAGTTTGACAGCTAACAGGTTGTTGGGCTTCTACCAACTTCTAGCAGAATTCAAGGTTTTAGAAAGTCAGAAACCCCAACAGCATAAACAAGGAGCTCCTTGCCAGCCACCTTTCCATTGTAGATCTCAAAGAATGTCACATAGACTTCCAGGCCCAGGTTTCGGTAGCGAGGCTGATTCTTCAGCAGGAAGACATCTCGGGCTGAGAGAGAGTGAGCCTGGATAAGTAAACAACCTGCCTTTCTGTGCCCAACCCCAGTGCGACAGAACGCAATACCTACAGGCCATGGCGTAGATCCCTTTCGATGCATTCTGGGCTTTACCAGCTAGGTCTCCACCCATAGTCTGCAAAAGGAAGGGGGAAAAGACCCTTGAGGGAACAGGCGCTCAGTGCAGCAGTTAATACGCTGACTGGGACACCAACATTCCATTATCAGAGtaagcaggttcaagtcctgggaggttctagcttcctgctaatacacaaccTTGgtggcagcagatcatggcctaagggcttgggtacctgccacccacttgagagagcAAGTTTAAATAAGTTCCTAGGTCTCAGGGCCAACatcgtggcatagtaggttaaggtgctgcctttgatgccagcatcccataagggtgccagtttgagtcctgcctgctctgcttccaatccagctccctgctaatggcctgggaaaaggaacaaaagatggcccaagtgtttgggtccctgccacctatgtgggagacctggaagaagctcctggctccggattggcctagctctggtcattgcagtcatctggggagtgaaccagtggatggaagatctctctgatctctgtctctctccctctctctgtgtaactctttcaaataaataaataagtatttaagttcctagctcttggctgttctgggcatttggtgaataaaccagcaaatggaagtctctctctgcctttgtcacacacacacacacacaaggccctTGGTTCAGGCCAGAATTTACTGGTTTCACTGCAACAGTGAGACACACTGTTACAAGCCAGGAGGAGGCTGGATTTAGATCGACCTCAGCCCACCCCGCATCTGCTGTGGTGAGAGCATATGGAGCATCCGCACTGAATTTCTGGAAGCAGCTCCCTGTCCTCCAGGCCCAGTGCTGCACCACAGGAAGGCTCTCCCCGTCCAGCCCTGAATACTCACATGTGTCTTGCCACTTCCTGTCTGGCCATATGCAAAGCAAGTTGCTTTTCCCCCTTCAAAAATTGTCTGTACCAGTGGCCTTGCTGTGAATCTAGGAGGAAGGATGCAGAGGAGGGTGAGAGTATTTGTGGAGCCACCCCTCAGTATCTGCACGGGATTGATTTCAGGACCCCTACCCCACAACCCGATGCCAAAATTCAGTTACTCAAATTCTTGTATAAAACGCCATAGTATTTACATATAACCTATGCATATCCTCTCCTATTCTGCAGCTCATCTATATTTCAtaatacctaacacaatgtaaaCTTTATATAAGGAGTTGTCACACTGTATAGCTTAGGAAGCAGTGACAAAGGGGGAAAACCTGTGCATGTTGAATACAGATacattttttcctgaatatttttgacCCATGGTTGGTTGAAGTCATGGATCCAGAACTTATCAAtacaagggccagtgttgtggtgcaggttaaACCAGCACTTGTGAGACaggcatcctacattggagtgccagttctagttccagctcctctgcttccagtccagctttctactaatgtacctgggaaggcagaggaagatggcccaagtacttgagtccctatcacccatgtgatagacccagatggagttcctggctcctggcttcagcctggcagtcATGAGCCAGATGTGGCCTATGCCTAGTGTGTCAAACTCTGCTCCAGAACTTTCTGTGATGATTGGACAGTAGCCACTGTGCTGTCCAATAGTAGCCACTGCCACATGTGGCAACTGACCAACTGAAATATGGGCAGTATAAATAAGGCACTGGAATTtgaatttaagttttatttagatttatttaaatagtCATATGAGTCTAGTGTGTGTCTGAGCAGAGCTGAGGTTCCCTGAACCTATTAAGTCCAATGGGAATAGGGGTAGCTGGTTTAGACACCAGGAGGACCCTTGGAGCCTGTGCAGCCCAGCCTCAAATTGTACTGGATAATACCTCACTCGTGATCCATTCACTAAAGCTGCAGAAAGGGATGTGACAAGTACAAAATGGGGCTGTCCTGGGGCTAGAAGCCAGAGCTTCTAGCACTGACCCCAGAGAACACGAGAGGCCAGCAAGGGGTTTCAACTCCAGGGTGTCTGTGCATAGTGTTACCAAAGTATCCTGCATCTAAAAGTGAAAAGTGTCAGCGAAGgacacaaggagaaaaaaaaaagactaacctGTAGACAACTTCATTTGAAACTGTTTCATCAAATGCAAAGTCAAAGCAGAATGCTTGGTTCTCCAGATACTTTGTTAAGTCCACTTTTAATCTGGGTTCGTGTACCAAGACAAGACACTTGCTAGGAACGGAAATCACATCAATTTCCTTCTTGGCCAATTCTGCAGAAAGAGAATTTTAGGAGGTGCTTGCCGGACGCAGAGGGACTCACGTGACAGCATCTTTCTGACAACTGCTTCCCTACCTTGTTTATTCAGCGGGCGTTTCCTAACGCAGACACATATCCTGTGCTCTTCAATCTGCAGGGGGAGAGGAGGCCatgagccagcagagggcagagcagaACCAAAAGCAAGCTTGTTCGTGATAGTCGGCTATGCATTTTATGAAGAACTAGGAGAGAGGAGCTCACAGGTGATGGAAATGCTAGTCACTGTGATGAGACCAGTACATGCTGTATAAGTATCCTGATACCACACGgtgcccataaatatgtacaattagtATATGCTAATGGAAGTATATAAAACCTTCATGGGATGTAAAAAATATTAGAGTTctcaaaatttttagaaagagcaAGTTTGTCCAGACGCCCTCCTCTCTAACCCCTCATCTAGCCATTACGGGTCAAGATCTAACACTAGTACCCTTGCCTCTCCCATTAGCTACTCTCGAGGACGAGGTATCACTCATTATTTTCCTAGTTTCCCCACTCTGTTATCTATAGGAGGTCTCAGAACTACTTTCATGGTCATTAGTAAAAATCTAGCCAACCTCATGTAGTAGGCAGGGAGTACAGTTCAAGCCCTCCCTTCTGGGCCTCATGAGCTCCagccttcaaaaaattcacaagtGAGTGAAGACTCCTGGACTTCATTCCTGTAAAGGTAAGTTTCCTGCCCCTCAGTTGGATACCTACGCAGGGAAGAGAGGTACAAGTCCTTTGAATTTACTTACAGGATCGGTCACAGTAAGTGGATGACATTCCAAAGTAGCCCGAAATTCTTTAATCATCCGGGCAAATTCCCAGTTTGGAAAGCTGGTGTCGTACTCCTGTTGGAGACAATAGCAAAACAGGGCAGACTGTTAAGCTGTAAGTGCTCTTAGGCCTCAGTGCAGCAACAACAGCTCTTGAGCAACTTCATGACTaacaaagctgccacctggctctgggctgagcGGCCAGGTACAAAGCCCTGGGGACCAGAGTTTGGCAGGAGGCCCAGGCATGCACCAAACCACCCTGAAAGTGGACTAGGGCTGCTCTTCACATCCTAGGAGGCACAGCAACAGGCAGGATACCCTCAGAGCAATTAACCCAACTAAGGGGACTCCACTGCCTTCTTCCCCCTGCCACTGCGCATATTCACCACTTTGGCGAAGGTGGAGGAAAGCGGAAAACTACCCAGCACCCCTCTGGTCATGGAACCATGTGATGGGCTTGCTCACAGGACAATCAGCATTAGATATTCCTCATCTGAGGGCTTCAGAAAAATTTTTGACTATAGTATTTGTTCCTGAATCCTGATGAGAAACCAGTTAAACTTTTTGGATATCAGAATTGGAGCCTTAGAaatgccagggcccagggccagcattgtggcatagcaggtaaagctgccacctgcaactctggcatcccacatgggcaccagttcaagtcctgactgctgctccacttttgatccagttccctgctaatggtctgcggaagtggaaaatggctcaagtgcttgagaatgtgcactcacatgggagacctggatgaagctcctggctcctggcttcagcttggttctgccctggccattgcagctatctggggaataaaccagtggatggaggctctgtctctctctctctgtataactcttccaaataaataaatatttaaatatataaatacatttaaataatgaatatacctaaatttaaataaataaataaatgctgagtCCCagggtatttggcatagcagtttatttatttattttcaaagatttatttatttatgtgaaaagcagagttatgggggtaggggagacagagagatcttccatctgctggttcatccccagatggctgcaatggctggagctgagctaatctgaagccaggaaccaggagcttcttccaggtctcccacgtgggtgcaggggcccaagtacttgggccattttccactgctttcccaagtgtattagtagggagctggatcagaagtggagcagctgggacacaaaccagtccATACAGAACAAAccaggactgcaggtggtggctttaatccCTATGCCACAGAGCAAgacccttatttatttatttttaaagatttatttattaatttgaaaggcagagtaacagagaggaagagatacacagacagagatctcccatctgctggttcacttctcaaatgccaacagttagggctggaccaggctgatgccaggggccaggaactccttctgggtctcccatgtgggctgcagggtatcaagcacttcagccatcatctcccaggatgcatcagcaggataGTCAGAATAGTCAGAATGtaaaccagcaccctgatataGGATGCTTAGCTGGTACAGTGGTTtaggttgctgcttgggatgcccacataccatgctggagtgcctagtttgagtcctggttactctgcttctgatccagtttcctgctaaacgCAAATCCTGggaagaaggtgatggctcaagtacttgggtctctgccacccatgagagatgctttcagcctggcccagaccaggctgttgtgggcatttagggagtgaactggtagatctacgatctatttctctgcctttcaaataaaatgaaataagttcaaaacttaaaaaataacaacaaaagaatgaaatgctgaaGCCCAGTTGTGTCTCTGCTGCCCGTAAGATTTTTAGCTAAGGATGTATGTTTTATAACCCCCCTGCTTTAGCTTCCCAAGAAAGGTACCTGTGCCCGCTTTATTCTCATTTCAGAGTTCTGGGCCCTCTTCTCTTCTCGCTTGTTCTTCATTCTTTCCATTTCCTTCACAAGACATGATTTCCGTCGAActagagaggaaagaaaaggaagctcACTCTTACCTGTCTAGGCCAGCCTGACGTCTCTGCTGTGACCGAGTGCTGGGGCTTTAGCAGCGACAGGCCTATTCTAGATCCTCGAGTGCAAGGAGAAGAAGCAACAGATGTGACTTCTGGATGAATGAATCCGCATGGTAatgtcttggctactgtgaagtCAGAGCAGTGACAGCAGCACTCCAGTTCTAACCCAAGCTCTTGCTATGTTTCTGTGGCTATTTTTTCAAAAGTCAAAAAGAGAcgaaggtgggcatttggtctagtggttaagacattagTTGATACCTGTGTCCCAAATTGAATGCTTAGGATTGATagccggctctggctcctgattctagcttcctattcAAGCagacagatcctgggaggcactagtgatgactcaagtggttggattcctgccacccagatgggagacctgtattgagttccctgctcctggcttcaatatcCACACTCCTGAGTCacagtgggcatttgaggagtgaacagtggagaggagctttctctttttctgtctctcaaataaacagaaatttagaagacaAAAAACAGGTGAGAAGGCACCTGTTTGGTTTTGATAGTCATTCTCAGTTGTTCCTCAGGTGACAGCCAAGACTTTAGCTGTGACAACACTGCAACTGCATCTGACAGCTCCTGCCCAATCTTTTATCCCTTGAGAAAGACTGATTCCACTGGTACAGGAAACTGTGTCCCCATGTGACAAACAGGGTTTGAGCTCAGGCACAGAATGGTAGCCACCTGTCCTGCCTTGggacagcacagcaggcagctcaGTGTGTCTACCTGGGTTCACAGTGTTTGCAGAGGAGCTGCCTCGGTTGGAATGCACTTGCTCTTCCACCTCCTCGCTGACCATCGTCAATGGTATTTCCGCCACTGCAGGGCAGGAGGGCCTAGGGGGGCCAGCTGTGGGGGAACAAGAATCAGTGGAGAAGCAAGCAGATACACTGCGGCTGTCCTCATCTGACCCTGGTGGGTGCTGGGCCAGGAAAACCACTGCCTCAGCAGGGGTTCAGGCGCTTAACAGTACAGGCAAGGTCTGAGCCTTTCCCTCACCGCAACCCACACCCCAGACCCGACTGTCCTGTCTGCAAGGGCTGGCTCCGCGGGTCAAAGTATCACAAAGGGTGTGAGTACACCTCAGAATGGGCTTTGCCATGAAGGGAAAAGGCCTTTAAGGGCCTGAACTCTTTAGACTTGACCCAAGCAGGGGCTCTCAGCCCAGGCAGGCCTTTCCACCCCTCCTACTGAACAGCCAGGCCTTTCTAACTTCTGCAAAGCCTCAGGAACCCAGGTGGTTAACAGATTGAAAAGCCAGGGCTTACAGGAAACCTGGGCAACAACTAATCACACTGACTCAACGCAGAAAGTACAATCCACAATGCTTCATTAATTCCTCTTCCATTTACCTACATCCTATTAGATGAATTTGATACATGTAAAGTATGATGATTATGCATCTTATAAAATCTGCAACTACTTTACATATCTACCAAAAACTgataaacacttaaaatatttttaaattccacttatataaagcacacaaaaagaaaaacctaattTATGTTATTAGAGTTGGGACTGTACATACCCTTGGACAGTCATTTACTGGAAACATGCCTGCAGGTAACTGGGAATGCTTTGATCTGGGTGTTAGTTACATGAGTGTGTTCAGTTTGTGAAAACTCGCTGATCTATGTTCTCAGtgatatgtgcatatatacatatacatatgcacacacacgtgtgtgttaAGTCTCAATTAAGTATTTAAGGAGTAAAATGAGATGATTTCCAAGAAAGGAAGCAGTGCTGGTACAGCAGAGGAGTAGAGGAATCCTACGGCATTCTAGCACAGGGGCAGGGCAAAGTGTGAGGAGCCTGCTCCAGGGTCTCAAACAGGGACAGCACATTCACTACTCACCAGGCGCTGAAAACTGCTTGCGAGAGTTTGCAGACACAGGAAGCTCCACTTCCATGTCATTCTCCTGAGCGGCGATGCAAACCTCTGAGACAGTGGACATGCGAGTGGAGCGGCTCCGcagacctggaggaggaggccGACATGCAATCACTGTGGCTGTGGCCAGAAGGGGGAGTTAGGGGCCAAC contains:
- the KIF2C gene encoding kinesin-like protein KIF2C isoform X3; translated protein: MIDFDDVAAINPELLQLLPLHPKDNLPLQENVTVQKQKRRSVNSKIPAPKEGLRSRSTRMSTVSEVCIAAQENDMEVELPVSANSRKQFSAPAGPPRPSCPAVAEIPLTMVSEEVEEQVHSNRGSSSANTVNPVRRKSCLVKEMERMKNKREEKRAQNSEMRIKRAQEYDTSFPNWEFARMIKEFRATLECHPLTVTDPIEEHRICVCVRKRPLNKQELAKKEIDVISVPSKCLVLVHEPRLKVDLTKYLENQAFCFDFAFDETVSNEVVYRFTARPLVQTIFEGGKATCFAYGQTGSGKTHTMGGDLAGKAQNASKGIYAMASRDVFLLKNQPRYRNLGLEVYVTFFEIYNGKLFDLLNKKAKLRVLEDGKQQVQVVGLQEHLVNSADDVIRMIDMGSTCRTSGQTFANSNSSRSHACFQILLRAKGRMHGKFSLVDLAGNERGADTSSADRQTRMEGAEINKSLLALKECIRALGQNKAHTPFRESKLTQVLRDSFIGENSRTCMIAMISPGISSCEYTLNTLRYADRVKELSPHSGPSGEKLTQMETEEMEASSKGARIASNFFSEEDELSSQMSSFNEAMTQIRELEERAVEELKEITQQGPGWLELSEMTEQPDYDLETFVNKAESALAQQAKHFSALRDVIKALRVAMQLEEQASRQISSKKRPQ
- the KIF2C gene encoding kinesin-like protein KIF2C isoform X1 — its product is MPMESSLPARLFPGLTIKIQRSNGLIHSAIIRTVSLEKSCISVEWTEGGTTKGKEKQKRRSVNSKIPAPKEGLRSRSTRMSTVSEVCIAAQENDMEVELPVSANSRKQFSAPAGPPRPSCPAVAEIPLTMVSEEVEEQVHSNRGSSSANTVNPVRRKSCLVKEMERMKNKREEKRAQNSEMRIKRAQEYDTSFPNWEFARMIKEFRATLECHPLTVTDPIEEHRICVCVRKRPLNKQELAKKEIDVISVPSKCLVLVHEPRLKVDLTKYLENQAFCFDFAFDETVSNEVVYRFTARPLVQTIFEGGKATCFAYGQTGSGKTHTMGGDLAGKAQNASKGIYAMASRDVFLLKNQPRYRNLGLEVYVTFFEIYNGKLFDLLNKKAKLRVLEDGKQQVQVVGLQEHLVNSADDVIRMIDMGSTCRTSGQTFANSNSSRSHACFQILLRAKGRMHGKFSLVDLAGNERGADTSSADRQTRMEGAEINKSLLALKECIRALGQNKAHTPFRESKLTQVLRDSFIGENSRTCMIAMISPGISSCEYTLNTLRYADRVKELSPHSGPSGEKLTQMETEEMEASSKGARIASNFFSEEDELSSQMSSFNEAMTQIRELEERAVEELKEITQQGPGWLELSEMTEQPDYDLETFVNKAESALAQQAKHFSALRDVIKALRVAMQLEEQASRQISSKKRPQ
- the KIF2C gene encoding kinesin-like protein KIF2C isoform X4, translating into MPMESSLPARLFPGLTIKIQRSNGLIHSAIIRTVSLEKSCISVEWTEGGTTKGKEIDFDDVAAINPELLQLLPLHPKDNLPLQENVTVQKQKRRSVNSKIPAPKEGLRSRSTRMSTVSEVCIAAQENDMEVELPVSANSRKQFSAPAGPPRPSCPAVAEIPLTMVSEEVEEQVHSNRGSSSANTVNPVRRKSCLVKEMERMKNKREEKRAQNSEMRIKRAQEYDTSFPNWEFARMIKEFRATLECHPLTVTDPIEEHRICVCVRKRPLNKQELAKKEIDVISVPSKCLVLVHEPRLKVDLTKYLENQAFCFDFAFDETVSNEVVYRFTARPLVQTIFEGGKATCFAYGQTGSGKTHTMGGDLAGKAQNASKGIYAMASRDVFLLKNQPRYRNLGLEVYVTFFEIYNGKLFDLLNKKAKLRVLEDGKQQVQVVGLQEHLVNSADDVIRMIDMGSTCRTSGQTFANSNSSRSHACFQILLRAKGRMHGKFSLVDLAGNERGADTSSADRQTRMEGAEINKSLLALKECIRALGQNKAHTPFRESKLTQVLRDSFIGENSRTCMIAMISPGISSCEYTLNTLRYADRVKELSPHSGPSGEKLTQMETEEMEASSKGARIASNFFSEEDELSSQMSSFNEAMTQIRELEERAVEELKEITQQGPGWLELSEMTEQPDYDLETFVNKAESALAQQAKHFSALRDVIKALRVAMQLEEQASRQISSKKRPQ
- the KIF2C gene encoding kinesin-like protein KIF2C isoform X2; the protein is MPMESSLPARLFPGLTIKIQRSNGLIHSAIIRTVSLEKSCISVEWTEGGTTKGKEIDFDDVAAINPELLQLLPLHPKDNLPLQENVTVQKQKRRSVNSKIPAPKEGLRSRSTRMSTVSEVCIAAQENDMEVELPVSANSRKQFSAPVRRKSCLVKEMERMKNKREEKRAQNSEMRIKRAQEYDTSFPNWEFARMIKEFRATLECHPLTVTDPIEEHRICVCVRKRPLNKQELAKKEIDVISVPSKCLVLVHEPRLKVDLTKYLENQAFCFDFAFDETVSNEVVYRFTARPLVQTIFEGGKATCFAYGQTGSGKTHTMGGDLAGKAQNASKGIYAMASRDVFLLKNQPRYRNLGLEVYVTFFEIYNGKLFDLLNKKAKLRVLEDGKQQVQVVGLQEHLVNSADDVIRMIDMGSTCRTSGQTFANSNSSRSHACFQILLRAKGRMHGKFSLVDLAGNERGADTSSADRQTRMEGAEINKSLLALKECIRALGQNKAHTPFRESKLTQVLRDSFIGENSRTCMIAMISPGISSCEYTLNTLRYADRVKELSPHSGPSGEKLTQMETEEMEASSKGARIASNFFSEEDELSSQMSSFNEAMTQIRELEERAVEELKEITQQGPGWLELSEMTEQPDYDLETFVNKAESALAQQAKHFSALRDVIKALRVAMQLEEQASRQISSKKRPQ